The Ischnura elegans chromosome 10, ioIscEleg1.1, whole genome shotgun sequence genome contains the following window.
ctcacgattgTCTATGGTgaagcaccccgggacagtgcaaccgcaggggacgtattttatcaagatttattagtgattttaacctatttttactcaataacggcaagaaaacccgttttaactcttatagcggcgatttctcctccattgacttttgtattttatcgactagtttggtcaataaactcaaactctctgtgcataaggatcttagtgggagcgatcactttccccttttaatcaaaagggagcaaaatttttaccccgattttattagaccaggctgttggactgtccggaaagctgattggcatcgttttaactcaaattttaactacgtgtgggataaaaacaacgactgtgtaacaaacgtaaatcttttgacatccagcatcattcaagccgccgaaattagcataccacgatctcgaagcatccttccaagaaatgcagtgccatggtggaatgaaacctgcgcagaagccattaaaaacgtaagaaagctctccggattttcaacaagtatcctgcagcaaataatctctccgcttttcggcgacttagagcgaaagcgcgtcaggtaataaaggacgcaaagaggactTCTTGGacgaattttgtctccggtgtcaaccacaggactccacttgcacaggtatggcgtaaggtgaggagcatatcgggtagcagccagcatctaggtatatccttcctagaagtcgaaggaaaggttatcacttctccagctgcgatagggaacgtattcgcccaattactcgccaaagtgagcagcgacgaatgctatgaaccttcttttgcgatcctcaagaaacggctcgagaacgtccctatatcctttatggagcctaaaacaacggcagactacaatatgccatttaccatttgggagctgaaatctgccatccatgactcccacgacacgtccccaggacccgtcgagatccacaatgccttcctccgaaatctatcggaatcggcgttgctggaagtccttgaaacttttaatcagctctgggtgattttcctccgtcctggcgggagtccgtcattgttcccatcccaaaacatggaaaagaccgagctgatccgaattcttaccggccgatttctctcaccagctgcctatgcaagttaatggagcgaatggtaaatcgacgtctcatttggtggctggagcgtcgaaaacttctctctaggatacaatgcggattgagacggaaccgttccaccatcgaccacttggttagaattgaaaatttcatccaagaagccttccttctccgccaaaacgtagtcggtgtattcttcgacttagagaaggcttacgaccgggtctggcgacgtaagattttacgcgtattacgcgagtggggttttagaggctgttttcccatttttatacaaaatttttaaccaaccatgtttttaaagtaaggacgggacagttgttatcaaatttttaccctcttgacaatggagttccccaaggctccgttttGAGCGTGAcgctgttcgctattgcgatcaacgacatagctcactgcatccagGAGCCAGtgatagggtcactgtttgtggatgatctcgcgattttctgcagatcatccagggtcgtgaatgcatcgcgtatggcgcagctcaccatcaataaacttcacaagtggacccaaaataacggcttccttttctctttggagaaaacaaagtgcgttcacttttctcgcactcggggcgtccatgtaaatcccacgttactcCATGGTGGTAGAAACATctcatttgtggaatcagtccgtttccTTGGGATGACCCTCGatcacaaactcaactggaaggagcacattaattctgtcaaggtaaactgtttgaagtctctgaacattttaaattttttaagccatgcatcttggggagcagaccgctccaccttaattttactttaccgcacactggtgcggtcgaaattagactacggctcattcctgtatgcgtccgctcgcgagacgtatttgaaagcacttaattcagatcacaacgcaggtctgcgactatgcactggggcgtttaggaccagcccgatcccTAGTATCTATACCGACGCAggtgagcctcctctatgctaccgaaggacctggcttctttgtagctacgtttccaaaattttagcaatgacgagtcacccatgttatagtttactttttcaaccccgttttattaatgtttttaaccgaaggactagagcaaccagaccagtaagcgttcgttttaacgattttattcgcggtaGCGAATTCACGCTGCCCGAAGTGTATCCTCCCAGTCAACACACATGAGTCCTATGTGAAGTCTTAAAGAGCTCATACAAATTTGTATGAGTCTTATGACACGGTCTCAAATGCCTCATGAGGAGGTCTTTATGAGGTCTTATGCAATCATTCAAGAGTCATGAAGGATGTCACGTAAGACTCCTAAAGACCTCCTGCATGAGGTCCCGTAAGACTCCTATAAGACCGTAGCTGCGAAGGGGGCGCCATCTGTTGATTGATGGTAGAACTACGATCTATCATCGCTTAATTATACCGAAAGATGGCGCTAAAATCGATTCATAATACGCCGGGTTGCCTATATAACCCCCGGGAGACCACAGTACCGTCTGTTAATAATATAGTAATTCCGTTGTTCTAAAACTTACTGACCATGAATATTACTGGAAAAAAGCAGTGAAAGAAACCAATCTTCTTtgttattaaaaaggaaatagagTAGCTACACATTCAAACACACTAGGGAGAGgtataaaaataccaaaacattAACCTACTCAATAGAAATAACCATTTAGAGAAAAGTTTCCAGTTAAAAAAGTAGACAGCCATCAACCAATCTCCCAAGGTTTTGGTTCCTTGGCAAATAGTATCaattacctagatgttaagctgGCAGAGGCTGGATTAACAAATGCATTCCTCATCCTGTTAATAAATCACCTGAAATTATAAAACGAACTGACAATAAAGGCAACTAAACCACTAATGGAAGGAAGCATGGGAAGTCATAAGTAGACATATAATTCACTTTACAGGCATGAACAATTTTTTATTGGACACGAAATGGGAACAATATCAACAACTAAACAgcaggaacattttttttttcggcaTACTTCAAACGGTCTCCTGCATGCTGCAGCCACTGCTTGGCTACTCTCTCCAAGCTGGCAATGTTGCTTGAACAATGGGACTCCATTACAGCAgctggaaaatatattcatcataaGGGTGATAGAAAATAACTATAAGGCTGAGGAAATGATTAAGTAGACTTCATAAGCCACCTAAATACCATTCAGGAGGAAAACTTATTCATACCAATCAATGTATCTGCAAACTTAGTAGTTCTTAAAGACATGGTATCTTGGGAGCACCCTCCTTTCTTGCTCCCATGCTGTGGACCAGTCCACGTCAGTTGATATGCTAACTCATTAGTCAGGAGGGTCGACAACACCCTCCTCAGGTGGGCATCTCCACTTGCTCCTCCAATGAGTTTTACTTTCAGCTTCTGCGAAGTGCAAGAAAGATCTCAATTAGAATGTTTTGGATCATCATACCCAGTTCCTAAGGAATTCACAATGcttattatttcaggaaaatgtttaaaattcataatgcttattatttcaggaaaatgtttaaaattcatgGCTCATTACTACAATGAAAACCTTGCATAGAAACAATATATTTCACATCTTAAGAAATATGAATCAATTGAAGATATGGCTCACCAACTGTTTCCGGGCTTGCTCATCACTCAGTAGTTTTCCCTCAAAAGTTGTAATTTCTCTGACTGACTTTAATGGAAAAGTTGGCAGAGCATCTAATGTGCTCGACATTTGGGCACCAGAATAACTCTCTAATCCTTCATTTTGAAGGAATGCCAGCACAAAGTCAAGCTTATTACTTAGCGTCTCATTCTTCCTTTCCATATTATCTAATCTGGCATGCAAATTTGCAAATTCTCTTTTCATTAGAGCTGCAATGTTATATTCTGAAATATAGTATGCAATGCAGGGATTAAACTGATTGATAAAGACATATTAAAACCAAGATTTGAAGTAAAAATACCTCCTCCAACGTCATCTGTCTCTATAGGAGAAGGCAGAGGTCCTTCTTGATTGTCACCACCAAGACCTGAAAACAAAAATAGCAATTCAATGCCAAATATAACCTCTTTCTGCAAATCACCTTCTGAATGACAAATTACATAATCCATTATCATCCATCATTAATATATTTCCTACCATTCGTTTCCACATTAATTTTGACCGAACTTGGTCCACTTTTAGATGCACAATTTTCATGAACTTCTGGAAGGCAAAGGTAAGGCATCATTATTGGGACTATTTAAATTCCTTCAACACAAACTTTGTCCATACATTATTGAGAAAACCAACCATTTTCAATGATGCCCGACTTCATagtatttgatgattttttaatgcttccaCTGCACTGAGGCCTTTGAATGCCTTTAGTGTGTTCTCCACGAGACAATCCCACAGGTGGAGGGGGCAACTTATCTAAAAGATCATCACCTAGAATAAAAGAACATATTTGGAGAACAATTACTCTTTCGTCAGGGTTTTAAGAACAACAAACAACTTTTGTTGTTCTTGAAAGCCTGACGAAACCAGCAGCTTAGCACGGCGAAACTGTTGCCTAATActatgaaattaattgattgcAAAACCAAAAGCCTGAATACCATAAACAATGAGCTACAAAAATCGACAAATAAAAGATAACTCCTATTGAGGCTGAGGAGCAGTAGATCCTTATCCACCAAGAATATCCAATCCTCAGTGGATGAGGAACCATCCAGTATTCATGATGGAACATATTCCTACCTTCACTTCCAAGTTCCACCATATCatcaaaatgtttcctttttctctGCCTCTTCCCTTTGTTCCCTTGGGTTGCCCAGAGTATATGATCCTCATCCTCAGTGCTAACCTGAGCCATTCTGCTCTCCACTTTTCGTGCTTGCTCCTCGGTATCTGGAGTGAAAGAATGAATTTAGTTTCACTTCCTCTCAAATCTGTCCACCATTAgaaaacattttgtattatcaTACCATAAGGCCCTAGTATTCTATCATAGGTATCTTTATGCCAGGTAGCATCAGGCTCAAGCTGACGAGAAACAGCAGTCCTCGATGACACATTTCTTGGCCACCTGTAGACTcctaatacatattattatattattctagtTCCTCAAAATAGATTAAACTGGAATTTTCATCATGGTACACCCTTACGCACATGTAGAGCAAGATCAGGGTGAATATAATAAACAATTCATGAACACATCTCACCCGCcgcaattaattatatttaataaggGTGTTTGTGCGATAAAGTCCAGTCTGGGAGAATTTTCTCCCAGACGACCCTATCGCTCATTTGCCGATATTAGTATTGTATGAACGTTACTCACCTCGATTTTCAGCACGATGTACACTTTCTGCGAACCAGACGAGGTGCAAGATGCACACGAGGGTCCGATAAAACAAGCCGATCCCAGGAAAAACGGGTCGAAACAAAGCCGGATCAGTAGAGCGGTCCAAAGAAGGtatggtgataatatttttttaggaatccaAAGGAAGAGCAAAGAAGGATGATCCAAAACATGTCCCGATTCCGTGAAGGGTTCAACAGCAgggcgagaaaaaaattagtcacgtaaatatatttcattgcgaACTCATTATTATAAATTGTGCAAAAGGAATGCATACGAACCAAACTGACCTCGGAAATTCAAGACGATGTCCGGGCACGCACGCGTCCTACGACGACACTCAAGTCCACCAAATGTCAAAACAGACCCAGAAAAATCGGGCAAGTAAAACGATGCAATAGTCCGATTCAGGCAGGGTGAAAATCAAAGAAAGTCCGAAGGAGGCAGGGTCAAAATAGATTCACTGAGCGGAATGTCCAAAGCGGTGCGAGGGTCGAAAACGGGAGAGAGAGGTCCAAATTACGCGCGAAGTCAATAAAGGTTCCGTTAGGGTAGTTCAATCAGGTGCGGAGGTCAAAACAGGAGAGCAAAGTCCAAACGAAGCAGAGGTCAAATAATACAAGAAGCCGAGTCGCAAAACAAACACACCGAATCACAAGGAAACCCACGCGCCCACGCCAACTAACAACTGAATGTGTCGTTTCTGTGGTCTACCAcaagggggccgattgtgtaactatGGTGTAACTTTCCGTTCGTATTTTCGCAATAccgccattttaaatttattccgcgCGGAATTACGAAGTTACAGGGGAAATAAGAATACAGGAGAAATATACCCACACCGTTGGAATGGTggagaattaagaaaaaaatgtactttatAATCCATTGGTCCAATCTTTGGTCTATAAATGTCTCCTCAATTTAGTATATCTCAAAGACATTATACgtcctctatttttttttaatgtcttacgTTCAGAGGCAAGTTCACCCTCATTATTTGGGAAATGCActcgtacattaacttgtacgtgtaaatatccgtgtaaccagacctttagaCCTACTACTAGTCGAGTCGAACAAGAGTCACACAGCATGAGCCGTGAAGACCTCTTTAAGACCTCCTAGAGTCGAGTCTAAAAGAGGTCTCACGTACGACCTCTTATATGACCTCATCACGACTCCTGTGTTGACTGggctgtttcattctcggaacaccccccttggatcactcccactctggtggtgaatattcttttacgatctcgaccgaagtcttccacaactccctcggagtaccagcgtttgtttgccatgttccgatggaatcaccccaaccttacccccgtttacacctACGGTttgaaagataactctgcttgtgcatgtgcagtgttctcccctatccacgggaacatcagagcgaagctacacccgatgtgcagtgtgtacacggcggagctttatgccataaggacagctcttgTAGCCCTAGGTGACTACGGCggctcgtttgtcatatgcactgactccctgagctcgctacaagccatctctggcttcccacccgtgcacccgatcgtgcaagaaatacactctctcctgctgacccttacgagaaagggtttgaatatccgttttctgtgggtaccgggacatgaggggatagccgggaatgagatagcagacgctatggccacgGAAGCTCTGAGTAACGAAGATCTTGTCTCAACGCTTGTTCCCTACGAGGATTCaagagcatctctaagaaatgcgGTATTGGAAAAATGGAGGGAATCGTAGAggattcttaataataacaagctccgtggcatcaaggacacagtagcagcgtggccctcctcagctcgtagtaatcggagagaggaagtagtactaacacgattgaggatagggcacagccccctgacccatgcgtatctctgtactgaagagaaggaacctccccaatgtgaggattgtaagtgtatcaagtattagacacatcatgctagattgtgttaagtaccgcgaagcgcgaagactaaataatctagggggagacctaaaaacccttttaggagatcaccctaccaacttaatctgtacattttggtttctcagagaaataaacctTTTTATTAAAGTCTAATTATTTACACTCtttgaacgaagacatcagatgcagtagatcacttaatacataacttttgtaattaaatcacacagtagtggtgcaaaatgacgtAGCCGTCGACACACCCTAGATCCAATCACTACTACAACACTTCCACTTTCTCTGGAGCTTGGTTTATGGTGGTCAGGAAGACACGAAACCTATTGCTAAGAATACCGAAGGCATTCTCCACCACCCGATGGGCCCTTGAAAGGTGGTAGTTGTACCGCCTTCTTTCTGCAGTTAGGTCCCGGAATGGGAAGGACTTCATTATCCTCTCCGTAAGGGGAAATGCATCATCCGCCACAAACACATAAGGGACGTCCATGTCCCTCCCAGGGAGTGTCATCTGCAGGGAACTGCAGCAAGTTTCGCGCAATGGCAGCAGCGAGAGAGCTCTCCTGAAAAACACCACCATCACTCACACGGCCATTGACGCCGACGTCTACATAAATAAATCGATACTTAGCGCATAGGCAACAGCCAGCAGGACGATGGAGTGGCCCcctttataattaaaataataggaaCCAGCAGATGCCGGCGGTTTAAAAAGGATGTGCTTGCCATCCATTGCCCCTAAGCACATTGGAAATCCCCATAGGTACTCAAGCTGTTGAGCGATTTCCACCCATTCAACAGCTGAAGAAGGCACCTGGAAAAACAATGTTTACCTTTTAAAAATCTGCATCACTCCATCAATAAGAATAAAAAGACATTGGcaacattttaatgtatttcctTATCAAATGAATGACACCATAGGATACAATATTAATGGAAACTAACCTTTAAGTATTCTGCTTTCATATTCCAATAAATGCTCGAGCATACTTCCGGAATTATTCGTCCAATCGTGGTCTCATGGATTCTTGTCGAATACATTAATGACCGGAACAACTCGCCACTGGCAAGGAACCGTAGAGTTAACGCAAGCCTGAAATCAGTTATTTATTTGCAACATAAGCAGCACAATATTCATACTTTCACCATGACAATGGAGCAAGCATAGTACCTCTTGTCCGCGGATATGGCTCCTCTAATGAGAGTGTCGACCTTCTCATAATCCCTACGGGTAACATTTAACACAGTTTCAAATTGTTCCTCCGTCATTCTGAGGAAATTCCGGAAGGCTGCCCGGTCCTCCAAAAGAAGTTCCTCCTGAACCATGTTCAGCGTCCCTCGGCCACTATCTCTCCTTTCTATTCACGGCCTCGTCCACacgctccttcttcttcttcggtTTCGCTGCCTTAATAGCACGGCCGCGGCAGCAATAACGGCTATGGCCGCAGCAACGGCTATTCTTCTTTGTCTGTTGTTCATGTTTACACCACCACACAAGCCGCAAAGGTAAACACAAAGGTAAACACAAAGGTAAACAAAACAGCTCTATCGTTACTAAGGCGTACCATTGCGCATTCTCTGAGCGCAGATCATTCGCGAATTTCATGCGCGTCGTCATGCTCCGTGTATAACCCCATAAATTTACatcacggcgaatgatttcattcgcatgatcattcagcatgatcattcgcaagatcattcgccGTGTTGGGCGGCCTTTAGTCTATGCATTTATCTACGCACGAATATTTGAAGTttagtaattggtccgtactatacGAAGACAAATTGATCGATagtttccattttaatggcggaaatCATTTcttttgtctaagcgtttcaatttcagtgatagcttgggatggacttgtattcgaaaaaggacaaatgaaataacttgcatttctgaTATACCCTGAATGAaccatttatgaaaattatctgatttgtaactcgaagttcagTTCCCACATAAAatgagggcacatgccatatgctttgaaatatgagtttgccatcgGAATTTTACTTTAGGAAACATTTCTATCGCAAAGAGGCTTTCGATTTGTGGCAATAGCTCTCATTAGACTGCACACACTACGTTTGTGTTCATGTGAATattaaagtgaaagtgaaaataaaagtgtttcagcaggtatttattttgtctttaaatatttcaaaccaagtgcattatatgtaattatatgaaattgattttttgatttattacattccataaacaattttaataaaatattttccacgatctcagaaagattgggtaagggaaatatggttactgtgcggtaataacaacgtgcgcaaaaaacaatctatttgcgaggaattaaaaaaggacttccggtgtccAGAAGGAAGGAGGTtctaagggcattcgcatattaaaggtGGGCGTGTTATTCGGcatccgggcaagagcgcggttggattgggcctttagtcggccctgaattttgcaaatgataggTGACGTCACAGACAGATATGATGACAGACAGATACTTGAACATGTCAACAGATATCACTTTCCATTACCGTGTTTACATTCACCGTGTCAGTGGtgtacgttaatttttagtttacGTATGGCCGATGATTGTCTTCTTGtaggcttattaacggaccgtgaatttgacgacattgagaccatgaaaacctgaaaaaaaaccttgaaaacttgatttaaaaaaacgtgaaaacctggaaaaaaactgTGAATGTCATTAtataggtagagtgggaaccctgttaaagTCATATTTTCCATGTGGTTTATCAAATTTGAGTCTCCGCATCTGCTCCTAATCCATGGGATAGCAAGAAAGTTTCCATCATTTGTTTCTGGCTCAGGATCATTGATTTTTGCAGGACTTGAGTCACATGTACCTCTCAGAGCCAATTCCTGACATTTACATCATTTTATTGTTCCAATAATCAGAATGAGCCATTTAACATTTTCAGCTATTTGCACCAAGTAACCACCCAAAATCACAACCAAAATTACTTTATGCCACATTATTAGGAGAAAACTTGAGTCTCTCAACTGGACATGAAGCAAGGGGtagctgccctccccccccccccccatcatcatcatcatcatcattagtcaacaatcctaagattggtttgacgcagctctccatttctctctcctatcc
Protein-coding sequences here:
- the LOC124167155 gene encoding uncharacterized protein LOC124167155 — its product is MAQVSTEDEDHILWATQGNKGKRQRKRKHFDDMVELGSEGDDLLDKLPPPPVGLSRGEHTKGIQRPQCSGSIKKSSNTMKSGIIENEVHENCASKSGPSSVKINVETNGLGGDNQEGPLPSPIETDDVGGEYNIAALMKREFANLHARLDNMERKNETLSNKLDFVLAFLQNEGLESYSGAQMSSTLDALPTFPLKSVREITTFEGKLLSDEQARKQLKLKVKLIGGASGDAHLRRVLSTLLTNELAYQLTWTGPQHGSKKGGCSQDTMSLRTTKFADTLIAAVMESHCSSNIASLERVAKQWLQHAGDRLKYAEKKNVPAV